From one Lysinibacillus sp. G4S2 genomic stretch:
- the lepB gene encoding signal peptidase I: MTEKQTRNEFWGWFKAIGLAIILTMGVRYFIVSPVAVQGASMEPTFENGDKVIVNKVGPRISNYDRFDIIVFEAKEDENFIKRIIGLPGDHIAYKDDVLYINGKAYDEPYLTEYKEALRDKGNFTYDFTLEEQLGEMTVPEGHFFVLGDNRRRSIDSRKQEVGFVSQDKILGTAEFVLWPFERLGSTR; encoded by the coding sequence GTGACAGAAAAACAAACAAGGAATGAATTTTGGGGATGGTTTAAAGCAATTGGACTAGCAATTATCTTAACAATGGGCGTCCGTTATTTTATTGTATCTCCTGTAGCTGTACAAGGTGCTTCAATGGAGCCAACTTTTGAAAATGGAGATAAAGTAATTGTTAATAAAGTGGGACCACGAATCTCAAATTATGACCGCTTCGATATTATTGTTTTTGAAGCAAAAGAAGATGAAAATTTTATTAAAAGAATTATCGGTTTACCAGGTGATCATATAGCCTATAAAGATGATGTTTTATATATAAACGGAAAAGCTTATGATGAGCCTTATTTAACTGAATATAAAGAAGCATTACGTGATAAAGGTAATTTTACTTATGATTTCACCCTAGAGGAACAATTAGGTGAAATGACTGTACCAGAGGGGCATTTTTTCGTTCTTGGAGATAATCGTCGTAGAAGCATAGATAGTCGAAAGCAGGAAGTCGGATTTGTTTCGCAGGATAAAATTTTAGGAACAGCAGAATTTGTATTGTGGCCATTTGAAAGACTTGGTAGTACACGCTAA
- a CDS encoding tRNA (adenine(22)-N(1))-methyltransferase TrmK, translating into MNAQKLSKRLETVAKFVPSGAVVADIGSDHAYLPCYLIHKGIASSAVAGEVVKGPFESAVGQVQKEGLTEKITVRLASGLAAVETTDHVDTVTIAGMGGPLIVSILEKHPEKLQGVTRLILQPNIHAKVIREWALAHNWAIQDEEILEEDEKIYEILVLQRGPMKLTDPEILFGPKLMQRKSPAFIEKWSREKENWQRVLKSIEGADQTPEIDEKRAELGALLSLVEGVL; encoded by the coding sequence ATGAACGCACAGAAATTATCAAAACGATTAGAAACAGTAGCAAAATTTGTTCCCTCAGGTGCAGTTGTAGCTGATATTGGTAGCGACCATGCATATTTACCATGCTACTTAATTCATAAAGGTATTGCTTCTTCTGCGGTAGCAGGGGAAGTTGTGAAAGGACCTTTTGAATCAGCAGTTGGACAAGTGCAAAAAGAAGGGTTAACAGAAAAAATTACGGTGCGTCTTGCAAGTGGTTTAGCGGCAGTGGAAACAACTGATCACGTAGATACAGTTACTATTGCTGGAATGGGGGGACCTCTTATTGTTTCCATTTTAGAGAAGCACCCTGAAAAGCTGCAAGGGGTAACACGTCTTATTTTGCAACCGAATATTCATGCTAAGGTGATACGCGAATGGGCTTTAGCACATAATTGGGCAATACAGGATGAAGAGATTTTAGAAGAAGACGAAAAAATTTACGAAATTCTTGTATTACAAAGAGGTCCAATGAAGTTAACAGACCCAGAAATTTTATTTGGACCAAAATTAATGCAGCGAAAATCACCAGCATTTATTGAAAAATGGTCGCGTGAAAAAGAAAATTGGCAACGTGTATTAAAGTCCATTGAAGGGGCAGATCAAACACCTGAAATTGATGAAAAACGTGCAGAGTTAGGCGCACTACTTAGTTTAGTGGAAGGGGTTTTGTGA
- a CDS encoding MFS transporter — protein MTLAKNKNFIYLISGRLATNFGDSLYTVVLTYITISIYNFGASALAIFGLIAFLPSLMNFAFGTLIDNFKNKKKLLISFEIIQLISITGILLTVYFRSDIILIFLLHFIFSFANTMIYPAQSSFVPEILQNKKEDIENSVYIMNITNNTVDIISNFLSAIILIYMSVISILVLDIFTFVLCIALFLKISYKNIDNTSINDNHSQQNLNYKDSILYSFKYFWTEKTPSRIVVMEGILSGLTTMVMRIVGVYLVIINIGVEYLGILLAIQRGSELIGVFLSNHIKMPFKNFFMIDYLISGTAITLIVFTDNIAIKTVLFSLTFLLIGMSGTVYGKMIYHFYDYKHIGKVSSVINTVSSSAIVACMLIPMIYDDVEKLIFITGVITIVFGLYLLFFNKSKDSLEDV, from the coding sequence ATGACCTTAGCAAAAAATAAAAACTTCATTTATTTAATTTCTGGAAGGTTAGCAACAAATTTCGGAGATAGCTTATATACAGTTGTTTTAACCTATATAACAATATCTATTTATAACTTTGGTGCCAGTGCTTTAGCTATCTTCGGATTAATAGCTTTTTTACCATCCTTAATGAATTTTGCCTTTGGAACTTTAATAGACAACTTTAAAAATAAAAAAAAATTATTAATTAGTTTCGAAATTATCCAATTAATATCTATAACTGGAATATTATTAACTGTGTACTTTAGATCAGATATAATATTAATTTTTTTATTGCATTTCATATTTTCATTTGCAAATACAATGATTTATCCAGCTCAATCAAGTTTTGTTCCAGAAATATTACAAAACAAAAAGGAAGATATTGAAAATTCCGTTTATATAATGAATATCACTAATAATACAGTTGATATAATATCAAACTTCCTCTCAGCAATTATTCTTATATATATGTCCGTAATAAGTATACTTGTACTTGATATATTTACTTTTGTATTATGTATAGCATTATTCTTAAAAATTTCGTATAAAAACATTGATAATACATCAATTAATGACAATCACTCTCAACAAAATCTTAATTACAAAGATAGCATTTTGTACTCATTTAAATATTTTTGGACAGAAAAAACACCTTCAAGAATTGTTGTAATGGAAGGTATTTTAAGTGGCCTTACAACCATGGTTATGCGAATTGTTGGTGTTTATCTAGTAATAATAAATATTGGAGTTGAATATTTAGGTATTCTTTTAGCTATCCAAAGGGGATCTGAGTTAATTGGAGTATTTCTCTCAAACCATATTAAGATGCCTTTTAAAAACTTTTTCATGATAGATTATCTGATTTCTGGTACAGCTATAACATTGATTGTCTTTACAGATAACATAGCAATAAAAACAGTTCTCTTTTCTTTAACATTTTTGTTAATTGGTATGTCAGGAACAGTTTATGGAAAAATGATCTATCATTTTTATGATTATAAACATATAGGTAAAGTTTCATCTGTAATAAATACAGTTTCTTCATCTGCCATTGTTGCATGTATGCTTATCCCTATGATTTATGACGATGTAGAAAAATTAATATTTATCACAGGAGTTATCACTATAGTATTTGGTTTATATCTTTTATTTTTTAACAAATCTAAAGATTCATTAGAAGACGTTTAA
- a CDS encoding DUF2164 domain-containing protein, producing the protein MFIRLTKEQQETIIADIQRFFYNNRDEDITEFEAERVLDFIKENIAPHIYNTAISDAKYVVERQYASIEEELVALERPIKIK; encoded by the coding sequence ATGTTTATTCGTTTAACAAAAGAACAGCAAGAAACGATAATAGCTGATATTCAACGTTTTTTCTATAATAATCGAGATGAGGATATTACAGAATTTGAAGCAGAGCGAGTATTGGACTTTATCAAGGAAAACATTGCTCCGCATATTTATAATACGGCTATTTCGGATGCAAAATATGTTGTAGAAAGACAATATGCATCGATTGAGGAAGAACTTGTAGCATTAGAAAGACCAATTAAGATAAAATAA
- a CDS encoding NADPH-dependent FMN reductase, producing the protein MLKIGVILGSTREGRLSPQVGEWVKAVAEKRGDAEYEIIDIAEFKLPFLGEPGGDTSGVAAWSQKVAACDGFVFIAAEYNHSITGALKNALDYLRNEWNNKAAGIVSYGSVGGARAAEHLRGILGELLVADVRVHPALSLFTDFENGTIKPKDVQTDSVNQMLDQLIPWATALKTIR; encoded by the coding sequence ATGTTGAAAATTGGGGTTATATTAGGAAGTACACGTGAGGGGCGTTTAAGTCCACAAGTTGGAGAATGGGTAAAGGCAGTAGCAGAAAAACGCGGTGATGCCGAATATGAAATAATTGATATCGCTGAATTTAAATTACCATTTCTAGGTGAGCCAGGAGGAGATACTTCAGGAGTAGCTGCTTGGTCACAAAAAGTCGCTGCCTGTGATGGTTTTGTATTTATCGCTGCAGAATATAACCATTCCATTACGGGTGCATTAAAAAATGCGTTAGATTATTTACGTAACGAATGGAATAATAAAGCAGCAGGTATTGTTTCTTACGGTTCTGTTGGTGGCGCAAGAGCAGCTGAACATTTACGTGGTATTCTTGGTGAATTATTAGTAGCAGATGTTCGTGTACATCCTGCTTTATCATTATTTACAGACTTCGAAAACGGCACAATTAAACCAAAGGATGTACAAACAGATTCAGTAAATCAAATGTTAGATCAACTTATTCCTTGGGCAACAGCATTAAAAACAATTCGATAA
- the dnaG gene encoding DNA primase: protein MAGKIPEEVIEQIRTQSEIVDVISEYMQLTKRGRNWFGLCPFHGEQTPSFSVSSDKQIFHCFGCGAGGNAITFVMDIEGISFPDAVVKLGERVGIHLDVGPSLPEVTKKVSKAEERMKEAHAFAADFFHHLLLNTEDGEEPLNYLLERGFTRELIESNSIGWSLPSFDALTILLERKGYNLQEIAESGLIIKREGEERYFDRFRGRIMFPIRDENGKIIAFSGRILSSTGEEAKYLNSPESPIFQKSEVLYNLDKARTSIRKNRQVVLMEGFMDVLAATSVGVTNAVATMGTSLTNQHITKLKRLVEQITICYDGDNAGFDAAKRAAQLLQTERMKVNIAVLPDKLDPDEYIRSLGGQAFKEQILENPHAYIAFMMMHARRNKNFQFENDTLQYIQEVLEQLVGRSSPVERDLYIRQLSNETNISEEAIYAQFRKLEANQVRSTKVEMPVQAPSMPVTQSHKPMDAAERAERLLLAHMLHNIDVVDRVLRSEQKEPFVRDAYMAVFVRLVGFYEEYGHPDYQRFVEILDDSELRKIVMEAALVERDPDQAEAEVTDSIRQLHKYRIEQEIQQKMHESKEAEKMHEYVRALEIAQQIIHLRKSLSAI, encoded by the coding sequence TTGGCAGGGAAAATTCCAGAAGAAGTGATTGAACAGATTCGTACACAATCGGAAATTGTTGATGTCATAAGCGAATACATGCAGCTTACAAAGCGTGGGCGCAATTGGTTTGGCCTCTGTCCTTTTCATGGAGAACAAACGCCTTCTTTTTCTGTGTCATCTGACAAACAAATTTTTCATTGCTTTGGTTGTGGTGCAGGTGGGAATGCTATTACTTTTGTCATGGATATAGAAGGTATTTCTTTTCCTGACGCAGTTGTGAAACTTGGTGAACGTGTTGGCATACACTTAGATGTTGGGCCTAGTTTACCTGAAGTAACGAAAAAGGTATCTAAAGCAGAAGAAAGGATGAAAGAAGCACACGCTTTTGCAGCAGATTTTTTTCATCATTTACTGTTAAACACGGAAGATGGTGAAGAACCTTTAAATTATTTGCTAGAAAGAGGATTTACAAGGGAACTTATAGAATCTAATAGCATTGGATGGTCTCTTCCAAGCTTTGATGCATTAACGATATTGCTTGAAAGAAAAGGTTATAACTTACAAGAAATCGCAGAAAGTGGTTTAATCATCAAGCGAGAAGGGGAAGAGCGCTATTTTGATCGTTTTAGAGGACGTATTATGTTTCCTATTCGTGATGAGAATGGAAAGATTATTGCCTTCTCAGGACGAATCCTTTCATCGACTGGTGAAGAGGCAAAATATTTAAATAGTCCAGAATCACCAATATTTCAAAAGAGTGAAGTGCTATATAACCTAGATAAAGCACGAACCTCAATCAGAAAAAATCGTCAAGTAGTATTGATGGAAGGATTTATGGATGTTTTAGCAGCAACTTCTGTTGGTGTAACGAATGCCGTAGCAACAATGGGTACTTCGCTTACGAATCAGCATATTACAAAGCTAAAGCGCTTAGTAGAGCAGATTACGATTTGCTATGACGGTGATAATGCTGGGTTTGATGCGGCAAAAAGAGCGGCACAATTACTCCAAACGGAACGTATGAAAGTCAATATTGCGGTGTTACCAGACAAGCTAGATCCCGATGAATACATTCGTAGTTTAGGTGGACAAGCATTTAAAGAGCAAATTTTGGAAAATCCTCATGCGTATATTGCTTTTATGATGATGCATGCTAGACGAAATAAGAACTTTCAATTTGAAAATGATACGCTTCAATATATTCAAGAGGTTCTTGAACAATTGGTAGGTAGATCCTCACCGGTTGAACGAGATTTGTATATAAGACAGCTATCGAATGAGACAAATATCTCGGAAGAAGCAATTTATGCTCAGTTCCGAAAGCTGGAGGCAAATCAGGTACGTTCTACAAAAGTAGAAATGCCTGTTCAGGCGCCTTCGATGCCGGTCACGCAGTCACATAAGCCTATGGACGCAGCCGAACGTGCCGAACGTTTATTACTAGCTCATATGCTTCATAATATAGATGTAGTGGACAGGGTATTACGTAGTGAGCAAAAAGAGCCATTTGTACGAGATGCCTATATGGCAGTTTTTGTTCGCTTAGTAGGATTTTATGAGGAATATGGTCATCCTGATTATCAGCGTTTTGTTGAGATATTAGATGACTCAGAATTACGAAAAATTGTTATGGAAGCGGCTTTAGTAGAACGAGACCCCGACCAAGCAGAAGCGGAGGTCACAGACTCAATACGTCAGCTGCATAAATATAGAATTGAGCAAGAAATTCAACAAAAGATGCATGAGTCAAAGGAAGCGGAGAAGATGCATGAGTATGTACGTGCACTTGAAATCGCCCAACAGATTATTCATTTAAGAAAATCGTTATCGGCGATTTAA
- a CDS encoding Nif3-like dinuclear metal center hexameric protein, whose product MKTVNGQEIIQLFESWSPKKLACMENDPIGLAIGTLNKPVSKVLVTLDVNEAVAQEAIEQGCELIIAHHPPIFRRLANIRTDNPAGRLYEKLIKNDIAVYAAHTNLDVAEGGVNDLLADALQLENRSILEETYAENMLKLAVFIPTANADALREALAKAGAGRIGDYEACSYTTLGEGRFRALAGANPHVGSIGELHVEEEVKVEVVFPESINNRVLKVMLNAHPYEEPAYDIIRLDQQTNVMGLGRVGFLPQEMTLHEFTQFVKQQLDVPAVRVVGDLQSKVKKVALVGGDGNKYIYSAKRAGADVFLTGDMYFHTAQDAQAIGLQIVDPGHHVEKVMIAGVAKKMAKMCEDKKFIVEFVQSTIHTEPFLFV is encoded by the coding sequence ATGAAGACAGTAAACGGTCAGGAAATTATCCAATTATTCGAATCATGGTCACCCAAAAAGCTTGCTTGTATGGAAAATGATCCAATTGGGCTTGCTATTGGCACATTAAACAAGCCTGTCAGTAAAGTATTAGTCACGTTGGATGTTAATGAAGCGGTGGCGCAAGAGGCAATCGAGCAAGGTTGTGAATTAATAATTGCACACCATCCACCAATATTCAGACGTTTAGCGAATATTCGTACTGACAATCCAGCTGGACGTTTATATGAAAAGCTTATCAAAAATGATATTGCCGTTTATGCAGCACATACGAATCTAGATGTAGCTGAAGGTGGTGTCAATGATTTACTAGCAGATGCTCTACAGCTTGAAAATCGATCTATTTTAGAAGAAACATATGCGGAAAATATGCTGAAGCTAGCTGTTTTTATACCGACTGCCAATGCAGATGCTCTACGTGAGGCATTAGCAAAGGCTGGAGCAGGTCGTATTGGTGATTATGAAGCATGTAGCTATACTACGTTGGGAGAAGGGCGTTTCCGTGCACTAGCAGGTGCAAATCCACATGTAGGTTCTATTGGTGAGTTACATGTTGAAGAAGAAGTGAAGGTGGAAGTGGTATTTCCGGAATCTATAAACAATCGTGTATTAAAGGTAATGTTAAACGCACATCCATATGAAGAGCCTGCCTATGATATCATTCGCCTAGACCAGCAGACAAATGTAATGGGCTTAGGACGTGTAGGCTTCTTACCACAAGAAATGACCCTTCATGAATTTACTCAATTTGTAAAGCAGCAGCTAGATGTACCAGCTGTCCGAGTTGTTGGTGATTTACAGTCGAAAGTGAAAAAAGTTGCGCTTGTCGGTGGCGACGGCAATAAATATATCTATTCTGCAAAGCGTGCAGGAGCAGATGTATTTTTAACAGGAGATATGTATTTCCATACTGCACAGGACGCTCAAGCAATTGGTCTTCAAATTGTGGATCCAGGTCATCATGTGGAAAAAGTGATGATTGCCGGTGTAGCTAAAAAGATGGCAAAAATGTGTGAGGATAAAAAATTTATTGTTGAATTTGTGCAGTCTACTATTCATACAGAACCGTTTTTATTCGTGTAA
- the rpoD gene encoding RNA polymerase sigma factor RpoD: MADKSERSKEVEVEITLDEAKKILQEKAKTEGEISMKEISEKLAPYELENEEIFHFAEDLEKNKDIQIIGKEEFEEESLMKEEASEETFDLNDLSVPPGVKINDPVRMYLKEIGRVDLLSAEQEIALAERIEQGDEEARKRLAEANLRLVVSIAKRYVGRGMLFLDLIQEGNMGLIKAVEKFDYRKGFKFSTYATWWIRQAITRAIADQARTIRIPVHMVETINKLIRVQRQLLQDLGREPSPEEIGEEMDLTPEKVREILKIAQEPVSLETPIGEEDDSHLGDFIEDSEAQSPSDHAAYELLKEQLEDVLDTLTDREENVLRLRFGLDDGRTRTLEEVGKVFGVTRERIRQIEAKALRKLRHPSRSKRLKDFLE; encoded by the coding sequence ATGGCGGACAAGTCAGAACGTTCAAAAGAGGTAGAAGTAGAAATTACATTAGATGAAGCAAAAAAAATACTACAAGAAAAAGCAAAAACAGAAGGTGAAATTTCGATGAAAGAAATTTCAGAGAAACTAGCGCCTTATGAATTGGAGAATGAAGAGATTTTCCACTTTGCTGAGGATCTTGAAAAGAATAAAGACATTCAAATTATCGGAAAAGAAGAATTTGAAGAAGAAAGCTTAATGAAAGAAGAAGCATCTGAAGAGACTTTCGATTTAAATGATTTGAGTGTACCACCAGGTGTTAAAATAAATGACCCTGTACGCATGTATTTAAAAGAAATTGGGCGAGTTGATTTACTTTCTGCCGAGCAAGAAATCGCATTAGCGGAGCGTATTGAGCAAGGTGACGAGGAAGCTCGTAAACGCCTAGCAGAAGCAAACTTACGTCTTGTTGTATCGATTGCGAAGCGATATGTTGGCCGTGGTATGCTATTCCTTGATTTAATTCAAGAGGGGAATATGGGGCTTATCAAGGCTGTTGAGAAATTTGACTACCGTAAAGGCTTTAAATTCTCCACATATGCAACATGGTGGATTCGTCAAGCAATTACACGTGCAATTGCAGACCAAGCACGTACAATCCGTATTCCAGTGCATATGGTTGAAACAATTAATAAATTAATTCGTGTACAGCGCCAATTATTACAAGACTTAGGTCGCGAGCCATCTCCAGAAGAAATTGGTGAAGAAATGGATTTAACACCTGAAAAAGTACGCGAAATTTTAAAAATTGCGCAAGAACCAGTATCTCTAGAAACACCAATTGGAGAAGAGGACGATTCACATTTAGGAGACTTTATTGAGGATTCTGAAGCTCAATCTCCATCTGACCATGCAGCATATGAATTGTTAAAAGAGCAGCTAGAAGATGTGTTAGATACATTAACTGACCGTGAAGAAAATGTTCTTCGCCTACGTTTCGGTTTAGATGATGGTCGCACACGTACATTAGAAGAAGTAGGGAAAGTATTTGGTGTAACACGTGAACGTATTCGCCAAATTGAAGCGAAGGCGCTTCGAAAACTACGCCACCCTTCTCGCAGCAAACGTTTAAAAGATTTCTTAGAATAA
- a CDS encoding ThiF family adenylyltransferase has product MTELKIKKTLQPLIVGEKIVFGLGQDGIERSIEKSEMNIDIIKVLNGEKERSELKISEEKFNNKINVLKNLGLLTTNEYDKKYKYSRNINFFEWMDISNNINPSIYQQKLNEAHVLIVGLGGIGSNVCEILTRLGIKTFTIIDNDVIDESNLTRQGTYFKEDLGKNKADIVDKYIKKIDPNVNVNKINKYISTKDDLKDIFKEYNFDISICCADTPKYKIDVWFDELSIEFNKPFISGSYASTVINTFCMNPNITITSSELYGEQGASREQLLENISFPTSVIAPITYMAAGLISYQAQSVITQLNYKPEAIQIDLFDWNIYKYDLSKK; this is encoded by the coding sequence ATGACCGAATTAAAGATAAAAAAGACTTTGCAGCCTTTAATTGTAGGAGAAAAAATAGTCTTTGGATTAGGCCAAGATGGAATCGAAAGATCAATAGAAAAAAGTGAAATGAACATTGATATTATAAAAGTATTAAATGGTGAGAAAGAACGTTCAGAATTAAAAATAAGCGAAGAAAAGTTTAATAATAAAATTAATGTTCTAAAGAATTTAGGTCTACTTACTACAAATGAATATGATAAAAAGTATAAATATTCACGTAATATAAACTTTTTCGAATGGATGGATATCTCGAATAATATAAACCCTTCCATTTATCAACAAAAATTAAATGAAGCACATGTTTTAATAGTTGGTTTAGGCGGAATTGGTTCGAATGTCTGCGAAATCTTAACTAGATTGGGTATTAAAACATTCACTATCATTGACAATGATGTTATAGACGAATCAAATTTAACTAGACAGGGTACATATTTCAAAGAAGATTTAGGAAAAAATAAAGCTGATATAGTTGATAAATATATAAAAAAAATAGATCCAAATGTAAATGTAAATAAAATTAATAAATACATATCTACCAAAGATGACTTAAAGGATATTTTCAAAGAATATAATTTTGATATTTCAATATGTTGTGCCGATACTCCAAAGTACAAAATTGACGTTTGGTTTGATGAATTGTCTATAGAATTTAATAAACCTTTTATTTCAGGATCATATGCTTCTACAGTTATAAATACATTTTGTATGAACCCAAATATAACAATTACAAGCTCTGAACTATATGGAGAACAAGGTGCTTCAAGAGAACAGCTTTTGGAAAACATATCATTCCCGACAAGTGTTATAGCTCCGATTACTTATATGGCTGCAGGATTAATTTCTTATCAAGCTCAAAGTGTCATTACACAACTAAATTATAAACCAGAGGCAATTCAAATCGACTTATTTGACTGGAACATATATAAATATGACCTTAGCAAAAAATAA
- a CDS encoding PhzF family phenazine biosynthesis isomerase: protein MKIVTVHHYDAFSTIPNKGNPAGVVVEGDQYSEIEMQAIAKQVGFNETAFALKSDKADLRIRYFTPGHEVNLCGHATMATLYALKTKGLLEDKSKLTIETKAGILPIEIKEQQAGQIYITMQHATPQFEAFNGSKSKLAQSIGLTEEAIHPELPIVYGSTGIWTLLIPIKNLSYFEKMTPQSADFPAILEEMPKASLHPFCLEAIDKSADMHARHFSSPYSGTIEDITTGTASGVMGAYFAEYIDRQAQLPKTLIIEQGQELGKDGRVHVHVKNEKGTLNISITGTAVHVKELKVGI, encoded by the coding sequence ATGAAAATTGTTACAGTTCATCATTACGATGCGTTTAGCACGATACCTAATAAAGGTAACCCAGCAGGTGTTGTCGTTGAGGGAGATCAGTATAGTGAAATAGAAATGCAAGCTATTGCTAAGCAAGTAGGCTTTAACGAAACAGCCTTTGCACTAAAATCGGATAAAGCAGATTTACGTATTCGTTATTTCACACCAGGACATGAGGTGAATTTATGTGGACATGCTACGATGGCAACGCTTTATGCACTAAAAACAAAAGGTTTACTAGAAGATAAGTCAAAACTAACGATTGAGACGAAAGCAGGAATTCTTCCAATTGAGATAAAAGAACAACAAGCAGGACAAATTTACATCACCATGCAACATGCAACGCCTCAGTTTGAAGCCTTTAACGGTTCAAAATCTAAACTTGCACAATCAATAGGACTTACAGAGGAAGCGATACATCCTGAATTACCGATAGTTTATGGAAGTACCGGAATTTGGACATTGCTAATCCCTATTAAAAATTTATCATACTTTGAAAAAATGACGCCTCAATCTGCAGATTTTCCAGCGATCCTAGAAGAAATGCCTAAAGCATCCTTGCATCCTTTTTGTTTAGAGGCAATTGATAAGAGTGCTGATATGCATGCAAGGCATTTTTCATCTCCATACTCTGGAACAATTGAAGATATTACGACTGGTACTGCCTCTGGTGTTATGGGAGCTTATTTTGCAGAGTATATTGATAGACAAGCACAATTGCCTAAAACGCTAATCATCGAACAAGGTCAGGAACTTGGCAAGGATGGACGTGTCCATGTTCATGTGAAAAATGAAAAAGGGACATTAAATATTTCGATCACTGGAACTGCTGTGCATGTGAAGGAACTAAAGGTAGGAATTTAA
- a CDS encoding cytochrome c, whose translation MKNNPVVPYILILAFGIGLIFFMSLTGSGDKKEIAAEKEGGGEKTEATDDGSALVQSCIGCHGGDLKGSVGPNLHGLDEARIVDVLTNGIEGTPMQPGMKTEAEAKEIAKYISTLK comes from the coding sequence ATGAAAAACAATCCAGTCGTTCCTTACATCTTAATTCTTGCATTTGGTATTGGTCTTATTTTCTTCATGTCTTTAACAGGTTCAGGAGACAAAAAAGAAATTGCTGCTGAAAAAGAGGGCGGTGGCGAAAAGACTGAAGCTACTGATGACGGTTCAGCTTTAGTACAATCTTGTATTGGCTGTCACGGTGGTGACTTAAAAGGTTCTGTAGGTCCAAACTTACATGGCTTAGATGAGGCTCGTATCGTTGACGTTTTAACTAACGGTATCGAAGGAACTCCAATGCAACCTGGAATGAAAACTGAAGCGGAAGCAAAAGAAATCGCTAAGTACATTTCAACTCTAAAATAG